The nucleotide window AGCGGGCTCTCGACGGTCTCGCTGTCGCTCGCGCTCGTCGCGTGGTGCGTCGTCCCCCTCGCCGCCGCGGCCGTGCTGGTTCGGCGACGGCGGCTGTGAGCGCCGTCGACCGTCCGTGATTCCCGACTCCGGTGGAGTTATCCGACATACGGTCGGAACTGGTGGCGATGCCCTCCGAAACGGACGAACAACTCGAATCGGTCCGTCGTCTCCTCTGGGTCGTCGTGTTCCTGCTCGGAATCGGAGTCGCGGCGCTCGGCGACGTCGCCGCCGCGGTCCGCGGCTACGGGACTCTGATATCGACCGTCGCCCGCGCGACCGGAATCCTGACCGTGATCGCGGTGCTTGCGCTGCTCTACTGGCGACTGTTCCGGATCGAGCCGGAGCCGGAACCGGAGGAAGCGGACTGACCGGAAGAAGTTCGGAGTTTGACCGCCTACTGAATCCGCTCGATCCCGTCGTCGTCCGGCGAGTCGAAGTCGACGGGGCGGCGCGGGAGGTCGTCGACGAACTCCCGGACGATGGTGCGCTCGACGCGCTGGAGCACCTCGCTACAGGTCGATTTGGCGATACCGACGTGGTCAGCCACCTCGGTGAGCGTGGTCTCCCGGGGCACGTCGTAGTAGCCGCGGTCGACCGCCTCGAAGAGGACCTCGCGCTGGCGTTCCGTGAGCGATCCGCCGGGGTTCACGCGCTGTTGGACGTACTCGACCTCGAAGTCGGCCCCCACGTCGCGGAGCGCGTCGCCGAACTCCGCGACGCGCTCGTGGTCGCCCGTGACGTCGACGCGGGCGACGCCGTCGCGGATCTCGACCGGCATCTCGATGGGAACCCCCGCCCGCTTGGCGACGGTCTGGAGCAGCGGGACGAGCGCCTCGACCTGAACGGTGACCATCCCGTCGTCTTCGGCCATCACCGAGGAGTGCGTGATCGTGTTGTGGTCCGCGATCGCGTCGAGGATCGGGTCCGTGTCGTCGTCGGTGATCCGGACCAGCGCGAACCCCGCGCCGTCGTCGGGCGTCGCCGTCAACACCTGAAACCGCACGTCCGGGAACTCCCGCGAGACGTCGCCGACCCACGGGCCCTCCGGGATGTCCACGCGGAGGCGTGCCTGTGCCATGCGCGTGCGTTCGGTGCCGGCGTGAAAGTACCTTCGGCTCCGCGACCGTCGGAACATGTTCGTCACAAACGACCCGGGGCCGGCGTCCGTCTCTTCGGGTATGGCATCCGAGACCGGCGATCCGGCGGCGATCGAACGGGCGGTGGCCGAGCGGACGGACGCTCCCGCGGGCGGGGAGACGGTCCCCCTCGACGTCCGCGAGCTGGGGCCGCCGAAACCGCTCCGCGAGACGCTCGAACGCGTCGAGACCCTCGGCGACGACGACGTGTTGGTCCAGTACAACGACCGGGCCCCGCAGTTCCTCTTCCCGCGGCTTGACGACCGCGGGTTTGCGTACGCCGCGGTCGAGACCGACGCGACCGACGCGGTCGTCACGGCGATCTGGCCGGCGGACGGCGAGGGCGGCGTCTCGGCGGGCGAGGAGGCGGCGTCGGACGGCCCCGGCGCGACCGATCCGTCTCCGGGCAGCGCGCCGAACCCGTAACAGAAAGGGTGTTGTGGAACGATTCCCGCGGCGGACATCCCGACGCGACGGTTCTCTGATTACAAATGCCTCCGCCATCGTTGCCGGCTATTCGAGAACCGCATCGTCGTCGGTTCGGGTCACCGTCGTGTACTCCGCCGGAGACGGCCCAAGAGCAGCGCGCCGACTCCGCCGGCGAGCCCCGCGGAGCCGACGAGGACGACCGCGGTCGCGACCCCGCCGTACCGCGCGGCCGCCGCGTCGATGCCGACCCGGATCCAGCCGAGATTCGGCACCGCGAACAGCGCCTTCCCGGCGATCCACTCCTCGGGGACGACCGGGGCGATACCCGCACTCTGGTCGTACAGGTCGTTCGCGTCGCCGTAGGTGACGTACCCGTCGTAGGGGGCCGGACAGGTCGAGAGCTCGACGCAGTCGCCGGAGAGGAGCGCCGGGTCGGCCCGGTCCGTCCAGTCCTCGCCGGCGGAGACGCGGAACGCCAACCGGTGGAACACCGGTCTGCCCCCGGCACCCGGAACGGTGTACACGACCACGTCGCCGGCTCCGCCGAGCCGCGTCGGCGCGTCGGGGTCGGCCGCCGTCGCGAGGTCGCCCCACGGCGGCCGGTCGGTCGCGGTGACGACGACGAGGTCGCCGCGCTCGACGCCGGGGGCCATGCTGCCGCTCTCGACCGCGACGAACGGGGGCCACGTCCCGACGAGCGCGCCGAACAGGAGCGCGATCAGGAGGATCGCGACCGCAGGCGCGATCGCACCGGTGCGATCGGGGCGGGGGCTGCTCACGCCCGGTAGGGGGACCGGCGACCGCTTGAGGCTGTCGGCCGAGCGGTCGTCGTCCCGCCCGAGGACTCGCTCTTCCCGTCCGCCGACCGCCGATGTCACAAAACCTTAGGTACGTCCGAGAGAGGTTCGGGTATGACCGATCGCCTCCCTCCGCTCCACGGGGCCCACGACGCGCGCGGCGCGAAGTTCACCGACTTCGGCGGCTGGCAGATGCCGGTCGAGTTCGACTCCATCCAGACGGAACACGCCGCGGTCCGCGAGTCGGTCGGCGTCTTCGACGTCTCGCACATGGGCGAGATCGAGGTCGCCGGCCCGGACGCGACAGCACTGATGAACCGGCTCACGACCAACGACGTGAGCGCGCTCGACCCCGGCGACTCCCAGTACGCCGCGATCACGAACGAGGACGGCGTCATGCTCGACGACACCGTCGTCTACCGGCTTCCAGACGGAACCGCTGCCGGGGAGGCGGCCGCGTCGCTCGCGGACCTCGACGCGGACCCCGACGGCGACGCGACCGGAGGCCACCTCGACGCGCCGAGCGGCGACCCCGCGTACCTGTTCGTGCCGAACGCGGGCCACGACGAAGGGACCCACGACCGATGGGTCGACCACCGCGACGAGTGGGGCCTCGACGCGACCGTCGCGAACGTCACCGACGACTGGGCGATGCTCGCGGTTCAGGGCCCGGACGCGGCCGACGCGCTCGACGAGGCGACCCCCCGCGACCGCGTCGTCGGGCTGTCGAAGTTCGAGGCGACGACGGCGGCGGTCGCGGACGTGGAGAGCTGGGTCGCGCGCACCGGCTACACCGGCGAGGACGGCTTCGAGGTGATGTGTCCGGCCGGCTCCGTCGAGGCCGTGTGGGACGCGTTCGTCGACGGTCCCGACCCGGCGCAGCCGTGCGGCCTCGGCGCGCGCGACACGCTCCGCACCGAGATGGGCTATCTCCTCTCCGGGCAGGACTTCGACCCGGAGGAGGAGCCCCGCACCCCCTACGAGGCGCGGATCGGCTTCGTCGTCAAACTCGACACGGAGTTCGTCGGCCGCGACGCGCTGGAGGTCCAGAAGGAGGAGGGCGTCGACGAGAAGTTCGTCGGCGTCCGCCTCCTCGAACGCGGCGTGCCCCGCGGCGGCTACGCCGTCACCGACGGCGACCTCACGCGCGTCGGGAAGCTGACCTCCGGGACGATGAGTCCGACCCTCGACGAGCCGATCGGTCTCGGCTACCTCCACGAGTCGTACGCCGACGCCGGCACTGAGGTGAGCGTCGTCGTGCGCGGCGACGAGAAGCGCGCCGAGGTCGTGATCCCACCGTTCCTCGACCGGTAGGACCGCCGTCGGCCGTCGTCGGTCGCCGCCGGCTGCCGTCTTCCAGACCGAGCCGACTACTCGCCGACCGTCTCCTTCCGCTTCTCGACGACCTCGACGCCCGCAATTCCGGTGTCGGGGTACCCGCCGTCCGCGTCCTTCTCGGCCGCCTTCACCATGTCCCAGACCGTGTTGAGTCCTGTCGTCACTCCCTCCAGCGCCTCCATTTCACAGCCCGTCTTCCCGGTGGTCTCGACCGCGACCGTCAGCTCGATCCGGTCGTCGCCGACCGAGAAGTCGGTGTCGACGTTCGTGATCGGGATCTGGTGACACATCGGGATCGTCTCCCACGTGTGTTTCACGGCCTGAACCGCCCCGATCCGCGCGGTGGCGAGCACGTCGCCCTTCTCGACCGCGTCCGCCTCGACCGCGGCGATCGTCTCCGGCGTCAGTCGTATCTCGCCGCGCGCGACCGCGCGACGGCTGCTGTCGGGCTTGTCGCCGACGTCGACCATCTGGACGTCGCCGTCGGCGGTCGTGTGCGTCAGTTCGTCGCCGTCGGCGGTCGCACGGGCCGAGCCGTTCGGTTCGGCGTCGGTCTCGGGGTCCTCACTCATTACGCATCGCCTCCGGCAGCCGGTCGGGTAAGTCCGTCGCCACCAGTCCGGTCCCGTTCGCGTCCGCGGCCGCGTCGCCGGCGCGCCCGACGACGTACGCGCCCACCGCGGCCGCTCGGAACGGGTCGGTCACGGCCGCCAGCGCGCCGACCGTTCCCGCCAGCGCGTCGCCGGTCCCGCCGACCGTCATCCCCGGGTTCCCGGTGCGGTTCAGCCGGACGTCGTCCCCGTCGGAGATCACGTCGACCGCGCCCTTCACGAGCAGCGCGTGGCCGAGGTCGGCCGCGAACTCGCGGACCAGTTCGGCGCGCTCGTCGGGGTCCGTCGCCGTCTCGCCGCCCATGTCGACGAGTTCGCCTTGGTGCGGCGTACAGATCAGGTCGGCGTCGGTGTCGACCTCGGGGACGACGCGGAGCGCGTCGGCGTCGACGACCGCGCGGCCCCCGTACCCCGTCAGGAACTCGCGGACGAACGCCTCGGTCCCGTCGTCGTCTCCGAGTCCCGGGCCGAGGACGACGACGTCGCTGCCGACCGCGAGCGACGCGATCCGCTCCGCGTGCGACGGACCGACGCGGTCGCCGGGGAGCGCGCGGACGATGAGGTCCGGCGAGAACCCCTGAACCTCGCTCGCGACCGACTCGGGACAGGCCACGCGGACGAGGTCCGCGCCCGCCCGGAGCGCCGCGAGCGCCGAGAGGGTGGGCGCGCCCGCGTACGGTCCGCCGCCGACCACGAGGACCTCGCCGTTCTCGCCCTTGTGCGAGTCCGGGTCGCGGCCGAGTCCGAGGAGGTCGCCCGGCCCGGTGTACCGCTCCGCCGCGGCCGGGATCCCGATATCGGCGACGGTGACCGCGGCGTCGAGCGCGCCGAGGCCGGGCTTCTCGTCGTGGAACGTCACCACGCGGTCGGCGTTCACGGCGACCGAACCCGGGCCACCGGTCGGGTCGCCGGTGTCGGCGTCGATCCCGGAGGGAACGTCGACCGCGACCACCGTCGCGTCGCTCGCGTTGATCGCCTCGGCCGCCGTGCGTTCCGGCTCGCGGAGCGCGCCCGAGACGCCCGACCCGAGCATCGCGTCGACGATCACGTCGGCGTCGTCGCCTGCGCCACCGAGGTCGAGCGCCATCGAGTCCGTCGCCGCCTCCGTCGGGACCTCCGCGTTTCGGAGCGCGTCCCAGTTCTCTCGCGCGATATCGGTCCGGATCGTCTCGGGGCGACCGAGCAGGTGGACCGTCACGTCGTACGCGTCGAGGAACCGCGCCGCGACGAGGGCGTCGCCGCCGTTGTTCCCGCGGCCGCAGACCAGCGCGACCGTCGCGCCCGGGTCCGCGACGGCCCGCACCTCGCGGGCGACCGCGTTGCCGGACGACTCCATCAGCTGTTTCCGCGGCACGCCGAGCGCGGCCGCGTTGGCGTCGACGGCCGCCATGCGGTCGGTCGTGATCATGGTCGGCGGTTCGAGCGCCCGGGGATTAAGCGGGCGGGTTCGACGGACCCGGACCGCGACGCCGACGGTGAGATCGGAAATGAAAATGTTGAAGCGGTCAGGTGGTGAAGCCCGCAGATAACCGTGGTATCGGCACTACTCGTCGGCGCGGCCGCCTCGCGCACGTCCTCCGCGGCCGATACGCCCAGCGCCGTCCCTCCACTCCGGGTCCGCCGCGACTGCCGCGGCCGACCGCGACCGCTCGACCGCCAGACGCCACCATGAACATCGGCTTCTTCACCGACAGCTACTTCCCCGGGATCGACGGCGTCACCTACACCATTCAGGCGTGGCGCGACCGTCTCGAAGCGCGGGGTCACGACGTGTACGTCGTCTACCCCGCGAGCAGCCACGATCCGGACGACCACGAGATACCCGTCCGGTCGCTGCCGAACCCCTTCTACAGGCAGTACCGCTTCCCGCTGTACCGCCGCCTGTCGACGCTTCCCGACCTCGACGTCGTCCACTGTCACGGCCCCGCGTCGACCGGACTGATGGGGCTCCGCTACGCGAAGCGGTACGGCGCGACCTCGGTGTACACCCACCACACCCCCGTCGAAGACTACTTCGTTCAGGGGCTCAGATCCGAGCGGCTCGCCGCCCTCGCGGGGAAGGCGTACGTCGCCTACGAGAACCGCTTTTTGAACGCGTTCGACTGCGTCACGGCCTCGACCTCGCGGATCCGCCGCGACGTGGAGCCGTACAAGCTCCCGGTCGGTATCGAGATGGACCGCTTCCGCCCCAACGAGGACGGCCGAGTCGCGGCGCTCGCCACCGACGGCGGGCCGACCGCGGCCGACGCGCCGGTAGTCGGGTACAGCGGCCGGATGACCCACAAGAAGAACGTCGACGAGATCCTCCGGCTCGCGGAGCGACTGCCCGAGCTGCGGTTCGAGCTGGTCGGCGAGGGGCCGGTCCGCGCCGAACTGGAGGCGGACGCGCCCGCGAACGTCCGGTTCCACGACTTCCTGCCGCGCGAAGACCTCTCCGACTTCTACGGCGCGCTCGACGTGTTCGTCACCGCCTCGACCTGCGACACGCTGGGGCTTTCGACGCTGGAGGCGAACGCCTGCGGCACCCCCGTCGCCGCCGCGGACGTGGCCCCGTTCGACGAGACGATCGGTCCCGAGAACGGCGTGCGGTTCGCGCTGCGGGACCTCGATGACATGGAGCGGGCGGTCCGCGACTGCCTCGACGGCGACCGAGACACCCGGGCCGCGGTCGAGCGGTTCTCCATTTCCGAGACGATAGACGAACTCGAGTCCATCTACGGGGTGACCGCGTAGATGGGCGCGGACAACGTCGATGCCTTCCAGCGGCTCGTGTTCTCCGTGCCCCGGCTTCGGGTTCAGGCGGCGGCGCTCGTCGTCCTCAGCGGGGTATACAGCCTCGTCACGTTCGCGTCGGTCTGGCTCTTCACGCCGTTCGAGCCGGGCCCCTCTCAGATCGTTCCCGGGGCGGCGCTCATCTTCCTGCTCCCCTTCCTCGTCGCCGCCGAACTGTTCCCGCGCGTCCTCGACGGCTACCCGCGGTCGTGGAGCTACTTCCTCGCGCTCACCAACCAGTTCGTGCTGTTCGTGTACGCGCTGGTGCTCTCCGGCGCGAACGACGTCGGGAACGCGTGGAGCATCATCTGGCTGAGCTTCATCACGCTGTATCTGATCAACATCCTGGTGCTCGTCGTCTCTACGGGCATCGACCGCTCCGACCGGATCCTCCTCGTGTCGCTCGCACAGCCGGCCGCGCTCATCGCCGCCTTCTACGCGCTGGGCGGCAGCGAGTTCGGCTTCTCGACGTACCGACACGTGTTCGCGTTCGCCTCGCTGGGCATCGCGGCGGGCTTCCTCGTCTTGGTCCTCGTCGTCGTCGACTACCTCATCCGGAGCAACACGAACGTCTCCGCGTTCGCGCTCACCTCCGGGCTCCTTCGGAACGACCGGGAGTCGCTCGACCTGGGCGTCGAGGCCCGCCCGTTCGTGGAGACGCTCGCGGTCGACAACGGCGACCGCCTCACCCTCGCCGCGCCGTGGGTCCACCCCGGTCCACTCGGCGGGTTCGGCGGCGGCCAACTGAGCGGGAACCTGATCGACGCGCTCAACGGAAACCGTGACGGGCGAGGCGACAGCGTGGACGCCGGCGAGCGTCCTCACGACGGAGACGCCGACCGAGTGGGTGCGGACCCGTCGGCGGAGTCGGCCGGCTTCTTCCTCCATGTCCCGTGTACGCACAAAGAGGACCTCTCGGACCCGGCGGACGCGGAGCGGATCCTCGACGCGGTCGCGGAGCCGGAGCGGACCGACCGAGCGTCGCGGCTCGTGACCGAGTCGTACGGCGAGCGGGAGGGGTACGCGGACATCCGGTTTCACGGGCGTCGGATCGGCGACAAGGAGGTGATCGTCCTCCACGGGGAGGGGATCGACGACTACGACACCGGGGTGTTCATGCGGGATGTCGACCACGGCGAGGTGCTGTTGATCGACCAGCACAGACACGACATCCAGAACGGCCCCGACGTGGAGATCCAGTACGGCTCGGACCGGGCGGACCGGCTGAAGCGCGGGTTCGACGACTTCCGCGACCGGCTCGCCGAGGCCCCCCTCGACGACTACGCCGCCGGCTTCGCGCTGGCGGACTCGGACCAGCACGCGCTGGCGTTCGTCGAGGAAGTGGACGGAGAGGAGACCCTGTGGATCGGCGTCGACACGAACGGGCTCACGCCGGACGTGCGCGCGACCGCCGACGAGTACCGCGAGTCCTTCGACGCCGTGATCCCCTTCTCGACGGACACGCACGCCTCGATCCACGAGCTGGCGAACGCCCGCGAGTCCGACACGGAGGCCATCGAGCGCGCGGTCGACCGCGCCGCCGCCGACGTCGCGCCCGCGACCGTCGGGCTGGCGAGTCGTCGCACGGAGCCGGTGAAGCTCCTCAAAAACGACTACAACGGGCTCGTGTTCAGCGTCAACATCCTCATCCGGCTGACGATAATCGCGCTGGTGGCGCTGTACGCGCTGCTCGTGTTGTGGCTGTTCTTCTGAGCGGTCAAGAGTCAGTTCGTCGCACGGCGACCGTCCCGAGGCTTTTGTCCGTCCGCCGTGACGCGTGAACGTGTCTACGAGAGCCCTCCTCCTCGGAACGGGCCGACCCGGTCGCCGCACGCTCGGGGCGGTCGCGGTCGCCGTCGCGGTCGCGTCCCTCCTCGTCGCCCTCCCGTGGGAACCGATTCGGACGGTCGGTAGGTACCCGATCTGGCTCGCGCTCGTCGCGGTCGGACTCGCCCTCGCGGCCCGCGCCGGCCGGCACCGCAGTGGCCTCCTCACCGGCTGGGCCGCCACTTTCTCCGCGACCTGCTGGATCTTCGTGGTCCCGCCGCTTGCGGCGCTCGTCCGCGGCGACGTGTTCGGCGACGGCGGCTACGCGGTCCCGCGGCCGTCCGCGGTCGGGCTGTCGCCGCGCGCCGAACTGCTCACCGGGCTCCGGATCGGGCCGGTCGTCGCGCTGGCCGTCGCGCTCACGCTCGGGAGCGCGGCGTACGCGCTCGGCGCTGGGCTACGGCAGCGCTCGGAGCGATCACGCGACGCGTAACACCTCGCCACGCTCGAACTCTCCCGCTTTATTGAACTTCTCAGCAGTTGGTGGTTTTACCGCTTGAATCGCTCGATACTGGTACCGAGATATCGACCAGTACGATCCCCGACCTTAGACCTCTATGATACTCGATCTGATATTTTCGACGGTTTCGTCGTCCAGTTCGAGTTCGGGGTGTGAATCGTTTGCGTGTTCTTCGGCTTGGGCCATAACCTCCTGTTCAGTCTCGGACTCAATCGTCGCGCTACACCCGTCCACGGGGCATTCAAGTCTCATCATAGTCCAATCATAGGTCAGAAGTTACCGCATAATTGCTATTCGGTCCCTAATGGAATATACGCACACCCTACCGGGCCAACTCCCAAATCTCAACGATGCTTGGCAGGGTTACTGGCGAGAGGTTCACAGGTCTCATCGACTAGCTGTTTCAGACGAGGAGGTGGCTAAAGAAAGGCCGAACAGAGCCGCCCTACTCGAACGCTTTGACGCCCAGTGCCGACGCCGACGCGCCGCCGATGACCATCGGCAGCCAGTAGACCGCGCCGCGGAAGACCAAGACCGCGGCGGTGATCGCCGAGGCGGCCACGCCGGTCGTGGGGACGAGCAGGCCGACGAGCGCGGCCTCGATGCCGCCGAGGCCGCCGGGGAGCGGCGTCGCGCCCGCCACGTACGACAGCGGGACGACGAAGACGGGGATCAGCGGCGAGATCGGGTGGCCGACCGCGGCGAACGCGACCGTGAGCGCGGCCGCCTGAAACAGCCAGCCGACGAGCGAGAGCGCGACGATCCCGACGAGTCGCCGGCGGTCGGTGGCGACGCGCTCGATGTCGGCGAAGAAGTTCCCCAGTCGGTCGGCGAGTCCGGCCTCGATCGTCTCGGCGTCGAACCGGTCGAAGCGGCCGAGGAGCGGCCCGATCGCGCCGGGGACGCGGTCGACGACCGCGACGCGGTAGCGCCAGACGACGGCGATCGCCGTGACGATCGCGGTGACCAGCGCGACGGCGCTCGCGACGGCGACGACGACCCGGTCGCCGACCGCCGTGGTGGCCGCGTACGACCCCACGCCAAGGAAGACGAGCGACACCGAGGGGACGACGTTGAGCACGTCGACGCTCGCGATCCCGACGAGTCCGGTCTCGTAGCGCGCCTCCCCGACCTTCGAGATGAGCGCGGCCGCGACCGGCTCCCCGCCCGCCTGCCCGAACGGCGTGACGTTGTTCGCGAAGGCGGCACCGCTGTACACGAGGAACGCGGTCCCGACCGACATTCCGACGTCGAGCGCGCCCAGCACGGCGCGCAGCATGAGGCTCCACGCGGCGAGCCAACAGAGACCGAGCGCGGCGGTCGCGGCGACGAGGACGGGGTCCGCCGCCGCGAGCGCGTCGACGACGCGGTCGACCCCGACGACGACGAAGAGCAGCGCGAGGAGGACGACCGCGCCGGCCGTCCCGAGGATCAGCGCGCGCCGTTGTGGGCCTTCCATAGACGACGTGACGCGGTAGCGAACTTGAAACGTCTGCTTCGCGTCGGCTCCCGCGAGCGGTCGGTTCGGTCCGTACAGCGATCGCGAACGGAGACCGAAAGGGAATACATACGTACCGGCGGGCCGACGGACCACCCAATGGACGATCAGCGGTTCCTCGAGTCGGAGTGGGACTACTGTCTGGTACTCGACGCGTGCCGGTACGACGTGTTCGCGGACGTGTACGACGAGTACCTCGACGGAACGCTCGAAAAGCGGCGGAGCATCGGCTCGTCGACGCCGGAGTGGGCGTACCGGAACTTCACCGGCGAGCACGACATCGCGTACTTCTCCGGGAACCCCTTCATCAACGACCTGGGGATCCCGCTGAACGAGCTCAAATGGGGCGCGAGCTGCGACTACGAGTGGACCGCCTCCGACCACATCAGCGACATCCACGACGTCTGGAAGACCGACTGGGACGACGACCTCGGGACGGTCCCGCCGGAGGGGCTCGCCGACGCGTTCCACCGCAATCAGGACGCCGTCGAGCGCGCCGAGCGCACCGTCCTCCACTACATGCAGCCGCACGCCCCCTACCTCTCGCGGGGGAAGGGCCAGAAGCTCAAACAGATCCAGAAGGGGATCAAACGACAGGAAGAGGAGGAGGCGAACGGCGGCGGCGACGACGGCGGCCTGCTCTCCTCGCTCAGCGACTCGGTCCGGCCGAAGATCGAGAGCCGACTGGACGACAGCGAGTTCGCCCAGAAGGCCGGGCTATGGCTCGAACTCGACCCGAAGGACCTCGTGAAGGACGGCACCCGCGTGACCGCCTTGAGCATGTACGAGGAGAACCTCCGGATCGCCTTAGAGAGCGTCGCCGAGCTCGTCGACGAGCTCGACGGCGACGTGGTCGTCACCGCCGACCACGGCGAGGCGTTCGGCGAGGAGGGCGTCTGGGAACACCACATCGAGACGTACATCCCCGCGCTGATGGAGGTCCCGTGGCTCGAAGTCGAGTGAGCGCGGTCGGTTCGCGCGCTCGCACCCGCCCCCACCGATGAAGGTCAGCCACTACTTCGAGTTCGAAGAACACGTCACCGGCGGCATCGCCGCCTCCGTCGACCACCAGCGGAAGATGCTCGACCGGGTGGGGATCGAGTACACCACGGAGCCGACGCTCGACGCCGACGTCCTCCACTGTAACGTGATGGGGCCGCGCTCGGTCTGGCACGCGCGCCGCGCCCGGAAGGCGGGCGTCCCGGTCGTCGCCCACACCCACGTCACCGCCGAGGACTTCGGGGACAGCTTCCGGTTCACCAACGCGCTCGCGCGGCCGCTCAAGCCGTACCTCCGGCGCGCGTACGGGCTCGCCGACCTGCTCGTCTGCCCCTCCGAGTACAACCGCGACCTAATCCGCGAGTACGCGGACGTGCCGACGACGGTGATATCGAACGGCGTCGACACCGAGAAGCTGGCGGGATTCGAGTCGCTCGAAGCCGAGTACCGCGAGCGCTACGACCTGTCCCCGCCGACGGTGTTCCTCGTCGGCCACGTGATCAAACGGAAGGGGTTGGAGACATTCGTCGAGACCGCCCACCGGATGCCCGACATCGACTTCGTCTGGTTCGGCCCGATAGACCGGTCGCTGAAGGGCAGAGACACCACGCGGCTCATCGACGAGGCCCCGTCGAACTGTACGTTCACCGGCTTCGTCGACGACATCCGTGGCGCGTACGCCGCGGGCGACGTGTTCTGTTTCCCCACCCACGAGGAGAACGAGGGCATCGCGCTGCTGGAGGCGATGGCGGCCGGAAAGCCGGTCGTCGTCCGCGACATCGAGACGTTCTCGTGGCTGGAAGACGGCAAAGAGTGCCTGAAGGTGGGCGGGAGCGCGAGCGACGACGGTAGCGGGCGCGACGGCGCTGCGACGGGAGCCCGGGACGACCGCGCTCGCGGGGACGACGTGGAGGGCTTCGTCGAGGCCATCGACGAGCTCCGCGACGCAGACCGACGGGCCGAACTCGGCGCGAACGCCGCCGAACGCAGCGAGTCGTTCTCGCTTTCGGCGATCGCCGAGCGGTATCAGTCGCTGTACGCGGATCTGGCGTAGCACGCGTCGAGACGGGCCGAAACGTCGGAACCCGGAAACTTGCGAAAACCGCAGTTGGTATGTCCGCCGACCGACTCCGTAGAGGCAAATGACTCGAGTGAGCGTTATCGGCTGCGGGAACATGGGGAGTGCCCTGCTCAAGGGGCTCGCCCGCGCAGGGGGGTACCATCTCACGGCGATCGACCTCGACCCCGAGGCGCTCGCCGCGATCGAAGACGTCGTCGACGAGACGACCGACGACTCGGCGGCCGCGCGCGACGCCGACATCGTCGTCCTCGCGGTGAAGCCGGATATCGCGCCGGCGGTGCTCGACGACCTCGACCTCCGCGAGGACCAGCAGCTCGTCACGCTGGCCGCCGGCCTCCCCCGCAGGTTCGTCGCCCAGCGGACCGACGCGTCCGTCGTCCGGATCATGCCCAACCTCGCGGCGGAAACGGGGAACATGGCCGCGGCGGCGACGAACGAGGGCCTCACCGACGAGGTGCGCGCCATGCTCGACGCGGTCGGCGAGTTCGTCGAGGTCGACGAGTCGCTGATGGACGTCTCGACCGCCGTCAACGGCAGCGGTCCCGCGTTCGCCTTCTTCCTGATCGACGCGGTGAAGCAGGCCGGAATCGACGGCGGACTCGACCCCGAGCAAGCCGAGACGCTGGCCGCCCAGACGTTCAAGGGGGCCGCCGAGACCGTGCTCCGCGACGACCGCAGCGTCGACGAGCTGATCGACGCGGTCTGCTCGCCGAACGGGACGACGATAGAGGGGATGGAGGTGCTGTGGGACAGCGAGGCGGACGCGGCCGTCGAGGACGCCGTCGCGGCGGCCGAACGCCGGTCCCGCGAGCTCGCGGAGGCGTTCGATGACGCCTGAGGACGCGGGTGTCGATCCGGCGGACGAGACGGACGGAGCGACCGTGGCGGCCGC belongs to Halorubrum sp. DM2 and includes:
- a CDS encoding DUF1059 domain-containing protein, producing MMRLECPVDGCSATIESETEQEVMAQAEEHANDSHPELELDDETVENIRSSIIEV
- a CDS encoding glycosyltransferase family 4 protein encodes the protein MKVSHYFEFEEHVTGGIAASVDHQRKMLDRVGIEYTTEPTLDADVLHCNVMGPRSVWHARRARKAGVPVVAHTHVTAEDFGDSFRFTNALARPLKPYLRRAYGLADLLVCPSEYNRDLIREYADVPTTVISNGVDTEKLAGFESLEAEYRERYDLSPPTVFLVGHVIKRKGLETFVETAHRMPDIDFVWFGPIDRSLKGRDTTRLIDEAPSNCTFTGFVDDIRGAYAAGDVFCFPTHEENEGIALLEAMAAGKPVVVRDIETFSWLEDGKECLKVGGSASDDGSGRDGAATGARDDRARGDDVEGFVEAIDELRDADRRAELGANAAERSESFSLSAIAERYQSLYADLA
- a CDS encoding glycosyltransferase, yielding MNIGFFTDSYFPGIDGVTYTIQAWRDRLEARGHDVYVVYPASSHDPDDHEIPVRSLPNPFYRQYRFPLYRRLSTLPDLDVVHCHGPASTGLMGLRYAKRYGATSVYTHHTPVEDYFVQGLRSERLAALAGKAYVAYENRFLNAFDCVTASTSRIRRDVEPYKLPVGIEMDRFRPNEDGRVAALATDGGPTAADAPVVGYSGRMTHKKNVDEILRLAERLPELRFELVGEGPVRAELEADAPANVRFHDFLPREDLSDFYGALDVFVTASTCDTLGLSTLEANACGTPVAAADVAPFDETIGPENGVRFALRDLDDMERAVRDCLDGDRDTRAAVERFSISETIDELESIYGVTA
- a CDS encoding lysylphosphatidylglycerol synthase transmembrane domain-containing protein, which gives rise to MEGPQRRALILGTAGAVVLLALLFVVVGVDRVVDALAAADPVLVAATAALGLCWLAAWSLMLRAVLGALDVGMSVGTAFLVYSGAAFANNVTPFGQAGGEPVAAALISKVGEARYETGLVGIASVDVLNVVPSVSLVFLGVGSYAATTAVGDRVVVAVASAVALVTAIVTAIAVVWRYRVAVVDRVPGAIGPLLGRFDRFDAETIEAGLADRLGNFFADIERVATDRRRLVGIVALSLVGWLFQAAALTVAFAAVGHPISPLIPVFVVPLSYVAGATPLPGGLGGIEAALVGLLVPTTGVAASAITAAVLVFRGAVYWLPMVIGGASASALGVKAFE
- a CDS encoding DUF2070 family protein; its protein translation is MGADNVDAFQRLVFSVPRLRVQAAALVVLSGVYSLVTFASVWLFTPFEPGPSQIVPGAALIFLLPFLVAAELFPRVLDGYPRSWSYFLALTNQFVLFVYALVLSGANDVGNAWSIIWLSFITLYLINILVLVVSTGIDRSDRILLVSLAQPAALIAAFYALGGSEFGFSTYRHVFAFASLGIAAGFLVLVLVVVDYLIRSNTNVSAFALTSGLLRNDRESLDLGVEARPFVETLAVDNGDRLTLAAPWVHPGPLGGFGGGQLSGNLIDALNGNRDGRGDSVDAGERPHDGDADRVGADPSAESAGFFLHVPCTHKEDLSDPADAERILDAVAEPERTDRASRLVTESYGEREGYADIRFHGRRIGDKEVIVLHGEGIDDYDTGVFMRDVDHGEVLLIDQHRHDIQNGPDVEIQYGSDRADRLKRGFDDFRDRLAEAPLDDYAAGFALADSDQHALAFVEEVDGEETLWIGVDTNGLTPDVRATADEYRESFDAVIPFSTDTHASIHELANARESDTEAIERAVDRAAADVAPATVGLASRRTEPVKLLKNDYNGLVFSVNILIRLTIIALVALYALLVLWLFF
- the proC gene encoding pyrroline-5-carboxylate reductase, encoding MTRVSVIGCGNMGSALLKGLARAGGYHLTAIDLDPEALAAIEDVVDETTDDSAAARDADIVVLAVKPDIAPAVLDDLDLREDQQLVTLAAGLPRRFVAQRTDASVVRIMPNLAAETGNMAAAATNEGLTDEVRAMLDAVGEFVEVDESLMDVSTAVNGSGPAFAFFLIDAVKQAGIDGGLDPEQAETLAAQTFKGAAETVLRDDRSVDELIDAVCSPNGTTIEGMEVLWDSEADAAVEDAVAAAERRSRELAEAFDDA